The Candidatus Saccharibacteria bacterium oral taxon 955 DNA segment TCTAGCACTAGTTGCAAAACTCTATCCTACAGTTCTCACCGAATCATTAAGCTCAAAAAGAGACATGGAAAAATACGGTCTGAAAAATATCAAAACTTTTTCGATAGGCATGGCACTTGAACCCTTAAAAACTCTAAAAACAAAACCAGCCAGTCCCGTCGTCTTATCGCTCGGCGCCGTACGCCCTATGAAACGCACGATCGATGCAGTAAAGGCCTTTGAAGAGGCGCACTCCATAAACCCCGACCTAAAAATGATTATCGCCGGAGACATCTCTGGGGGATACGGCGATAGCCTAAAAGACTATGTTGCAAAATCTCGTTCTAAAGCGAATATTGAGATCCTCGGTCGCGTATCATCTGAAAAGCGACTAAAGTTGATGCGTGAGGCTGGCGTCATACTCGTCACGTCAATAAAAGAAGGCTGGGGACTAATCGTTACCGAGGCAAATAGTCAAGGAACCCCTGCTGTTGTTTATGACGTTGATGGACTGCGCGATAGCGTCAGACACAAAAAAACTGGTATAGTATCGGCCAATAACGACCCATTAGCTCTTGGACGAGCAACAGTTGATATTTTGGCAGATAAAACCGCCTACAAAAAAATCCGCCAAACCGCCTGGATATGGAGTAAGGAGTTTACGTTCGAAAAATCTTATCGTGATTTTTGTAAAAAAGCTAATATACCACTATAGTCGTTGACTATATATTACGTTTATGTTTATATAGATAAGAAAACTAAATAGTTGACACAGATACTCATGAACATCACTAAGCCAAACCACAAGAAACGTAACATTATCATAATTTTTGCGGTCATTTTACTGCTCGGAATCGCTGCATATAGCGCAGTCGCCTACGCTCGAGGATATTGGCCATTCCTGCTCACTTCAAACACCCAGGATACTAAAGACACAGAGTCGAAGATCGATTACAAAAAACCAACTACCGAGCAAATAAAAGCTGGAAACCAGACCAAGGATCAGTTCCTCGAAAAAGAAACTGAGGCCTCAAAACAGCAGGCCAAAGCGACGGGGACAGAAACCAAACAACCCGCCAAGACCAATACGTCTGTTCTCATATCGTCTCTCAATCTGAATGGGTCTAGCCTATCAGCGCGGACAATCATCCAAGCAATAGATGCTAATGGAACATGTAAATTTGCTCTAACAAAACCAGGTCAAAAACCAATCGAATTATCAGCCGGGACACAAACTCAAGCCTCCTATTCGGTGTGTCAAGGATTTGACATCGAAACAGCCAGTCTAGCGCGTGGTGAATGGAAGGTTTCAATTACATACACAGGGTCGGCTGGTCAATCAGGCTCCGCAGAAAAAACGGTAACTCTCCCATGAAACACGGCTTAAAAATCACCTCTTTGCTGGTCACTACATTTATAACTAGCATTTTTTGTGCAGTGCCAATTGTAACGGCTATCGACGCTCGTACTTTCAATCCCGGTAACATTATTGATGACGTGAACTTTACTAATACGAATACCATGACCGTTGGGCAGATACAGTCGTTTCTCGAGAGTAAAATGCCCAACTGTGATATCAACGGTGTCGAAAAAGCTGGCGGCGGCTCGTCCTCTTTGACTAATCGCCAATGGATAGAACGGCGCTACGGGATCGGACCACCCTACCGATGTTTGCGTGATTATCGAGAAAATCCAGAAACTAGCCAAAATAACTACGGCAAGATTAACACACCAGCAGGAGCCTTGAGTGCCGCCGAGTTGATTCATATGTACTCACTCAGGTTTGGTATCAACCCTCAAGTACTTATTGTCACTCTCCAAAAAGAAAATGGTATGATTACCGACAATATCCCTGTTCCTCGCCAGTACCAGCAAGCGATGGGATTTGGATGTCCCGATCATGTCGCGCCTGGACAGCCAGCGTGCGACCCTAAATACAACAGCCTCTCAAACCAGCTATACCAAGCTGCGCGACATTTTAGGGGTTATATGGAGCGGCAGCAGGGATGGTACGTACCTTATGTTGTTGGCAACAATACAATTCTCTATAACCCAAATGCCAGCTGTGGCTCAAGCAATGTGTTTATTCAAAACGGTGCGACTGCGGCTCTTTATTCCTACACGCCATATCAGCCAAATCAATCGGCTCTCAATGCTCAGTATGGCCAAGGTGACGCCTGCGGCGCCTATGGCAATAGAAACTTTTATCTGTATTTCAATGATTGGTTTGGCTCAACACAATCACCGCCATCGCGCACCTGGTCGATGCTTGATCAAGGACAGGCTATCTCTGGTTCTAATAACAGGACAAATACAATTACAATGACACCTGGAAGCACTACCACGCTATATATCAAGGCGAAGAACACTGGAAACCAAGTCTGGTATAACGGCAACACGACCCTTGCGACGTCGCGTCCAGAAAATCGACCGAGCGCCTATGCCAACACATCTTGGCCTGGCACGAATCGACCAGCCCAGTTACTAGAACCACGCGTTAAGCCTGGAGAGACCGGGACGTTTATGTTCTCGATAACTGCCCCAAACAACTTCACTAAGTCGCGTGAGTATTTTAACATTGTTCACGAAGGCATAGCCTGGGAAAATGATATCGGACTTTACTTTGACATATCAGTCACCACGCCAAAGGATAATTCATATAACGCCCGCATCATATCCAACAAGTTATACCACGACCCTGCCCTGACAAAACCACTCGGCTTTGCAGACGGTCGCGTTCGAACTGGCCAGACAATCTATGGAGAGCTCGTATTCCAAAATACTGGTGGCGCAACCATGACAAACTCAGTTGTTAAGCTCGGTACATTCTCGCCCGTCGACCGACCAAGCGCCTTTCGAAGCGAATTATGGTTATCGTCAACTCGAATCGCCAGTTTGATTGAGTCGTCTGTTAAGCCAACCGAAATCGGTCATATGCGTTTCTCATTTACTGCACCGGCACCAGGCTGGTACAACGAGACTTTTGCTCTGGTCGCAGAAGGCATAACTTGGATGCCAAGTACAAGCATGTCATACAGGATGGAAGTAACACCAAACTACAGTTCAAATATGATATCTGGCCAAGCAATCGCAACCGGAACACAAATTATGAGCAAAAACCTCAAAT contains these protein-coding regions:
- a CDS encoding glycosyltransferase, giving the protein MHIVWFSWKDRWHPQAGGAETVSGEIMDRLARDGHTITLFTAMYPGASQYEQKRDVSIYRSGNRFTVYLKALFSYRRYQKTHEKPSLVIDEMNTIPFFAGAYVKASQKVLLSYQLAREVWFYQMLPVLSHIGFVIEPLYLALVAKLYPTVLTESLSSKRDMEKYGLKNIKTFSIGMALEPLKTLKTKPASPVVLSLGAVRPMKRTIDAVKAFEEAHSINPDLKMIIAGDISGGYGDSLKDYVAKSRSKANIEILGRVSSEKRLKLMREAGVILVTSIKEGWGLIVTEANSQGTPAVVYDVDGLRDSVRHKKTGIVSANNDPLALGRATVDILADKTAYKKIRQTAWIWSKEFTFEKSYRDFCKKANIPL